One Anopheles bellator unplaced genomic scaffold, idAnoBellAS_SP24_06.2 scaffold00748_ctg1, whole genome shotgun sequence genomic window, TTTCGTACACTTTGGAATCTTAGCAGGCGTATATACAATTTGTGCGCGTTGCGTCTCGCGACGTCTTTCACATGTTTAAAACGAGAGAGGaaacgtcggtggcggtggctgcgagGTAAACATTAGCTATTTTTAAcaaccaccggccactggaccgaccgacgaatgCCAACGACAACGGAATGGGCACGGGAAGGAAACACGGGCAACGTGTTGCGTCGCCGCGACCCTAGCCCTAAAGCCGGAAGTGCAAAACAATGGAACGGCGCACGGTTTCGGATTCCACTTTAATTCCCGGGGTGCCAGCCACCGCGGgtgaaaagaaacgaacggaaaaaaacggaacagatCCAAGCGGCTCACTGGTGCACGGAAGGAAGTGAATGATAAGAGGGCTACTACATGGGAGACCGGTGGAAAAACCGGAACAACACTTACCCGCACGTCGAACGTGACTCCTTCGTTCATGATGACATGATCCGGATGCAACCACTCGGGGGCAGGCTTCGAGCTGACGCCCTTTTCCAGCCCGGAGGATGAATCTCCGTTTCGCGGCATTGCGTGGCGGTTGTTGCCGCTGACCTGCTCAGCCCGGAGACGCAACGTCCTGCGAAACCGCACACAGAAACTACCGCTATTCTGTTTCTACTCAGTCTGTTTCGTTACACACCAACTGCACACTTCAGGGCTCGTGGTGcagcgaaaaacgaaacactattttttaattactttgtCGCCCAACGCAGCAACCTACGCTTTTCTATGCCCTTCGCCACAGTGGCTTTGCGGCACACACAGCATAGTTTATGTGTTGCCTTCCCTTTGCTGCCTTTCGTCGCTGATGCTTTCCGTTCTATTTCTCGCTGGGTTAGCGCTTTGAAGGCAGCGACttcgaacacgcacacatacgggGTTACGCGCCTGCTGTTTTACCACTTTTCTCTCCGTCtccggttttctttccattcacttttcttcacttccttccggaCAGCGCTGTAAAAGCGGAAGCGCTTCCTTCCGctggcccgtttttttgtttggtgacACGCGCACACCCGGCTAGCATTACTGGACCATCTTACGGGTCGTTTGCACCTTCGGGTGGACTCTGCAATTGAACGAGgggaaaattatttcatttctcgGCACACTTAGACCCAATTCGTGGTCGACATTGGCTGTGTAGGGTATCCTTGAGAGCAATCAACAGCCAACGAGTGGGTCACACTGATTCACCGTGAAGGGGGAAAGTACCCGTGCGTTCTTCGAAATGGGGCGGAACTGAATAGGGTCCCCTGAATCGGGGGGATTCCGAGCGAACTTCACCGCAGAAGGGGGGATCTTTTCGGGGTGCGCAAAAAGGATACGACGTGAATCAACCGATCAATCGATATCTAataacacagcacagcacattGATAACAATAACACAGCAGGCGGTAAGGTTGAATGCCAAAAGTCAAcaacacccacccacacccaccaCAGTGCAAGGATTCCGCCCGTTTCACCGTTCGCCTAACAGACAGCTGAGGTGCAATCCGCCCTTCACCAGTTACACACTAGAAACTCGCGAAACAATGATCGGCCGTCCAACGCTCCCTTTGATGGGGCTGGGTCAACGCTTGGTTAACGTTTAATCACAAACTATAATCGCACCGTTTTGCGGCGACTTATCTCGACCATTTTTCGGTTGCTCGAGGACACCGCGCACGATTCGGTCACCGCGGTGTTACGGCGGAAATCGGTCGATTTCCGGGTGTGCACCGTTATGCTGCGGTGGAatgcagaaaaacaaatgcccGAGAAGAATTTCTCCACTCGCCCGCGACGAACTCTTTGCTCTGaaagctgttgttgctgttgttgttggttctgtgttttgtgttgcgaGATTGAAGTATCcagggctgctgctgacgccCACTGACAGCTGCTTGCAGGGCGCTCAGATGTTAATTCCGCCTCGGATCGCAAGCATCGCCAAACGATATTTGTCATGTTTTGatattaaatatattttacaaaaatggtgaaaataaaaaaaaataatgtgttcaatatttcaaaatacaCGCCTcaaaccaaccgaaaaagaagCCTGTTTTGAATCGAAGGTACTTGCGTGCGAGTGAGTTCCCCTGTCGTGAGCTCTATTCGAATaaccggttcgttcgttttgccaACTGACAGAGCACCGCGTTCGATCGGGTTCGGGATCGCGTTGTTGTGAATGTCCTGCGGTCCTGCGGAattgtgtttccctttttaCTTCGCCTCTGAAAACTCATCATTTACAATGGCGCATTCAACACCGAAACCAGGCAACCGCCTGCAGTTACAGCCACTTATGCCGGAGGACATGCGGTCCGAGCTGATAGCTGCGTTAAGAgttcaaaacattcaaaatttTCGTCCGACCAGCATTAACAAAAGTAAGTTTCGTGTTTAAAATGGTCGTGGCAAACCCAGAAGTCTTATCCTTTCCCCCTTGCTCAAGGTGGCCGACGATTTGTTATGCCTGGATCACACAGCAACAGCGCGGCACCAACGGGAGAGGAAGACAAACGGCATCAGTTGCGCTTGCAGGCGATACAGGAAATCAAAACATCGGAATTGTCCTATTTGCGACAACTAGAGCTGCTGCTTGAGTTTTTTGTAACGCCGCTACGTACGAATGGTTTTCTCACTGAACGGGTACATAATGCAATTTTCGGGCAGCTGGACACGATCCGCAATCTTAGCCAGGAGCTGCTGAAAAAACTTGACTTGGACTTGGACAATTTGGTGAAGGCGTTTACATCCTTGGGTCCCTTTTTTAAGCTCTACTCAGTGTACGCTTTTGACTACCGCAACTCGCTCTGTACCCTCCAATCGTTAATGGACAAAAATCCGACGCTCAAGCGGTACATTAGCAACACGGAAGCGCGACCCGAGGTCCAAATGAAACTCATCTCTCTGCTGATCACGCCGATTCAGCGCATTCCACGGTACAAATTGCTACTTCAGCAGGTCCTGCTGTACACCAGTCCGTCGGACACGGCCTTTAAGCCACTACAGGAATCAATTCGCCTGGTTGAACAATCCGTTTCACACATCAACGCCGTAGTCGAGGATTACGAGAATACGCAGCGGTTGATCACCGTGCAGAATGCACTGACCAACAAATCGTTGAAGCTGGTCAAGCCGGGTCGCAAAATCCTAAAGGAGGGCATCTTGCTCAAACTTAAGACTGACGGATCGACGTCCAAAAAGTACTGCATCCTCATGTCGGACATGTTTATGTACTGCCGAGTGCTGCGCGATGCCGACGTGTTGCTAACGGAAAACTCGTCGATCGCTTGCAGCTGCGTGTTTCCGCTGAAGAAGTGCAAGATAGTGAAACTGTTTCGCGGCAACTTTCGCCTCACGTGCTCTGGCGATGGGACGATTTTCAGCACGGACAGCGAAGAGGAGAGCCACGGCTGGTACGTGGCTATCCGGGATGCGATTGAGCTGCACGTCCAGTGCCGAAAAACGTTGCGCAAGCTGTCGAGCAACAGGAAACCGATGCGCAAGAAGCATCTACAGCGGCTCGAACCGGAAGACGACATTTCATGGCTGTTACGCCGGAAAGCTCTCAGCCCGGATCGGATACAGAGGCCGCGGAGAAAGTTGTGGCCTTTCAAGCACCTCGATTGTCTGAAGCATAATCACTCGCTGGGAGAAACGAGCGGGTATGTAGCTCGCTCCACCACGGCGAAAAGGCCTTCGGAGGGCAACGAATGT contains:
- the LOC131214373 gene encoding putative protein tag-52; translated protein: MAHSTPKPGNRLQLQPLMPEDMRSELIAALRVQNIQNFRPTSINKSGRRFVMPGSHSNSAAPTGEEDKRHQLRLQAIQEIKTSELSYLRQLELLLEFFVTPLRTNGFLTERVHNAIFGQLDTIRNLSQELLKKLDLDLDNLVKAFTSLGPFFKLYSVYAFDYRNSLCTLQSLMDKNPTLKRYISNTEARPEVQMKLISLLITPIQRIPRYKLLLQQVLLYTSPSDTAFKPLQESIRLVEQSVSHINAVVEDYENTQRLITVQNALTNKSLKLVKPGRKILKEGILLKLKTDGSTSKKYCILMSDMFMYCRVLRDADVLLTENSSIACSCVFPLKKCKIVKLFRGNFRLTCSGDGTIFSTDSEEESHGWYVAIRDAIELHVQCRKTLRKLSSNRKPMRKKHLQRLEPEDDISWLLRRKALSPDRIQRPRRKLWPFKHLDCLKHNHSLGETSG